In the genome of Candidatus Cloacimonadota bacterium, one region contains:
- a CDS encoding immune inhibitor A, which produces MNKNYVQIITLIVITAFSTLLIGKETFTLKQTTQDFTEIEFRLEDYEFITNEVDGVDYKRFYHPDAGILMEEGLPELPVFSATIAIPNTGTVYIEEIETLDSITYNDIKIYPSQGPDMFISPERGFLKDHDFYESNAQYPLKTSEISSPVIIRDFRFVTVSVTPFRYNPAQEKLLVDREIRIRINYDDTVVGENEITGPSRKLSRSFENIYRGMFLNYDDLRDPSWEYQARSILVVYHNSTALEPLVNQYVNWKRDKGFEITAVSTFGMGTADAIKAYIQNAYNTWENPPEYVLLIGGGTGSHQIPTFTAYSAQGDHPYGLLEGNDDIPDVFVGRLPIANATQLAVIWDKIRFYEREPFLGNTDWYRHTLLVGDTTTSSGISPKFVMKYIKELMEFESDQYQFTEHYSGNASNVINNAFNQGINFFPFRGYIGMAGWSPNADLLSNGSRMPNCFFITCATLNFDNQSKTETIVNMGTPGEPKGAVAAVGMTTASTRTTPNNALVGAFFYGIFNEGIRTMGETLARGKIFLHQTYGIVHPSLPPQHTQKASLMGDPSMDIWIDIPKTMNVSYEDTLPLGRNYLDVLVTDGEGLPIEDGWVTIRQDDDVIFATGYTNTNGEITHFFDPDNSGEVKVTVTKPDYLPHLGTFTLTGEWSVALNNVVVNDPFDAGSNVSMILTVKNFRDEIVNNVEGILTSNNPYVEIIEGISSFGNIAPGSIAESDDTFIVHVSYAAPNNMPVIFDLTLTDALENSWTSKFSLRVNGSQLIPTAILFGDNNHDYIPPGDAGMLRLTLHNTGEVDLSEVYGVIRTNNPLLDISDSLAYFGNIATGQSVTSAPTNSFMISALEDLIVGMTIEVELYLYNHLGFEAIQSKKLPVGLVTVTDPYGPCDYGYYIYGMEDVDYEYAPVYEWIEIAPQLGGPGSNTGLTSDWNNNQNVVTRNLPFTFRFYGVDYDEISICANGWISFGVTEQATFRNYILPGPLGPSPIVAAFWDNLSLSSGGVYFYETDDKYIVQWQNATVPSGTSPNTFQIILYNPELDETIDDGFIKIQYKVFNNVNSGTTGGDWSNYCTVGIGDHTSNVGLTYTFSNQYPTAAAPLSHESAIMIVGPRNYSEPFLIRDNIVVFDENNNGVIEVGENIKIGIYLKNIGYAPATNLTGILSTTSPFMSIVNDTSDYDDIESGMELVNQEFFEYNVSPNTPDGQTIQFVLNVVGDNTDTSFPFFLTVRRPSAYLSTYLVEEITGNGDGIIDPGETANLILQFTNPSLSTVNNANISVSTTNEYLTINNPNITIGDIPSNHNLQTAVNIDVDVNCPPDEKVSINIHFNANNVSNFTKELFLGISLEDIFNDFEANDGGFISNNTEGWQWGEPTIDAFSGSKVWGTVLDGNYADAASWTLDTPTFLITPTTSLSFYHYFNIENYWDGGNVKISTDDGDNWQIIYPEEGYSTNSINSGNSGIPNQPAYSGNSDGWQEAGFDLSQYFGQLANFRFHFGSGPWVNYLGWYIDDFFLSGMNQLTSVISGHVNLLRSPLAVDNVIITAGDYSVKPDLNGNYKLVVPAGNYLVTAHLPFHYEDTEYDVSLGELEFLTDYDFTLLYLTPPENLRYTLNEDNLTVDLLWDYEPLPDTSTRSGRDIPRDDDYYFTIYRQENSGYFTELTTTLELSYTDLIPNADNVYRYYIVTEYPYGSSDRSNIVATDSPYYDVDEDVPVVYEFRLRQNYPNPFNPVTNIAFTLPQQERVELKIFNIKGELVKTLINDTMDTGDHTVQWYGNNNQNRKVSSGIYFYSIQAGQYRDIKKAVLLK; this is translated from the coding sequence ATGAATAAAAACTATGTTCAGATCATTACACTAATAGTCATCACAGCTTTTTCAACACTACTAATCGGCAAAGAAACTTTCACGCTAAAACAGACAACTCAAGATTTTACTGAGATCGAGTTTCGACTTGAAGATTATGAATTTATTACGAATGAAGTTGATGGAGTAGATTATAAAAGATTCTATCATCCTGATGCTGGAATCTTAATGGAAGAAGGACTTCCGGAACTACCTGTTTTTTCTGCTACAATAGCTATACCTAACACCGGAACAGTATATATTGAAGAGATCGAGACATTAGATAGTATAACTTACAATGATATCAAAATATACCCTTCTCAAGGACCCGATATGTTCATCTCTCCTGAGAGGGGCTTCCTGAAGGATCATGATTTTTATGAAAGTAATGCCCAATATCCTCTAAAAACTTCTGAGATCAGTTCTCCTGTTATAATAAGAGATTTTCGCTTTGTAACTGTCTCGGTAACCCCGTTTAGATACAATCCGGCACAAGAAAAGTTGTTAGTAGATAGAGAAATCAGAATTCGTATAAACTATGATGATACTGTTGTTGGAGAGAATGAAATTACTGGTCCCTCCAGAAAGCTATCTCGAAGCTTTGAAAATATTTACCGTGGAATGTTTCTCAATTACGATGACCTCAGAGACCCTTCTTGGGAATATCAAGCACGTAGCATTTTAGTTGTATATCATAATAGTACAGCTTTAGAACCACTGGTTAATCAGTACGTAAACTGGAAACGTGATAAAGGATTTGAGATTACTGCTGTTAGTACTTTTGGTATGGGAACTGCTGATGCTATAAAAGCTTATATACAAAATGCTTATAACACTTGGGAAAATCCGCCAGAATATGTGCTCTTGATCGGGGGCGGTACCGGTTCTCATCAAATTCCTACTTTTACTGCTTATAGTGCTCAAGGAGATCATCCCTATGGCTTATTAGAAGGCAATGATGACATACCCGATGTTTTTGTGGGTAGATTACCGATCGCCAATGCTACTCAGTTAGCTGTTATCTGGGATAAGATCAGATTCTATGAGAGAGAACCCTTTCTTGGTAATACTGACTGGTATCGACATACTTTGTTAGTAGGTGATACAACAACTTCATCGGGTATTTCTCCTAAATTCGTGATGAAGTATATCAAAGAACTAATGGAATTTGAAAGTGATCAGTATCAATTTACGGAGCACTACTCAGGAAATGCTTCAAATGTTATAAATAATGCCTTTAATCAAGGAATAAACTTTTTCCCGTTCCGCGGGTATATAGGTATGGCAGGTTGGTCACCTAACGCTGATTTACTTAGTAATGGGTCAAGGATGCCTAACTGCTTTTTTATAACCTGTGCTACATTGAATTTTGATAATCAAAGTAAAACAGAAACCATAGTAAATATGGGAACACCCGGCGAACCGAAAGGAGCAGTTGCTGCTGTCGGTATGACGACTGCTTCAACCAGAACTACACCCAATAATGCCTTAGTTGGCGCTTTCTTTTATGGTATTTTTAACGAAGGTATCAGAACCATGGGAGAAACCTTAGCTCGGGGTAAGATATTTTTGCACCAGACTTATGGTATTGTCCATCCATCACTACCCCCACAACACACCCAAAAAGCAAGTTTGATGGGCGACCCTTCTATGGATATCTGGATTGATATTCCTAAAACTATGAATGTCTCATACGAAGATACACTACCTCTGGGAAGAAACTACCTTGACGTATTGGTCACTGACGGTGAAGGATTACCAATCGAAGATGGATGGGTTACTATCCGACAAGATGATGATGTTATTTTTGCAACAGGATATACAAACACAAACGGTGAAATTACTCACTTCTTCGATCCAGATAATAGCGGAGAAGTTAAAGTAACTGTTACCAAGCCCGATTATCTCCCTCATTTAGGGACTTTTACTCTGACCGGGGAATGGTCTGTTGCTTTGAATAATGTTGTTGTCAATGATCCCTTTGATGCAGGATCTAATGTTTCGATGATCTTAACTGTAAAGAACTTTAGGGACGAGATAGTTAACAATGTTGAAGGAATACTAACCAGCAATAATCCTTATGTAGAAATTATTGAAGGCATTTCTTCATTCGGTAACATAGCTCCCGGGTCTATAGCAGAAAGTGATGATACTTTTATTGTTCATGTCTCTTATGCTGCACCCAATAATATGCCGGTGATTTTTGACTTAACGCTTACAGATGCTTTAGAAAATAGCTGGACCAGTAAATTCTCTTTAAGGGTTAATGGTAGCCAATTGATACCCACTGCTATTCTCTTTGGCGATAATAATCATGATTATATCCCTCCGGGTGATGCTGGTATGTTGAGATTAACATTGCATAATACCGGTGAAGTAGATCTATCAGAAGTATATGGAGTAATTAGGACAAATAATCCATTGTTAGATATTTCAGATTCTTTGGCATATTTTGGCAATATAGCAACCGGACAATCTGTCACTTCTGCTCCAACAAACTCATTTATGATCTCTGCTTTGGAAGACCTTATAGTAGGTATGACCATAGAAGTTGAGTTATACTTGTACAATCATCTTGGATTTGAAGCTATTCAATCTAAAAAACTTCCAGTAGGTTTAGTTACGGTTACTGATCCATACGGACCATGTGATTACGGTTATTATATTTATGGAATGGAAGATGTGGATTATGAGTATGCTCCCGTATATGAATGGATAGAAATAGCTCCACAGTTAGGTGGTCCAGGCAGCAATACAGGATTAACTTCCGACTGGAATAACAATCAAAATGTAGTAACAAGAAACTTACCCTTTACCTTCCGTTTTTACGGTGTGGATTATGATGAAATCAGTATCTGTGCTAACGGTTGGATAAGTTTTGGAGTAACCGAACAAGCAACTTTTCGTAATTATATTCTCCCCGGACCTTTAGGACCGAGTCCTATAGTCGCAGCTTTCTGGGATAACCTAAGCTTATCGAGTGGTGGTGTCTATTTTTATGAGACTGACGATAAGTACATTGTTCAGTGGCAGAACGCTACAGTTCCTTCCGGCACTTCACCCAATACATTCCAGATTATCCTCTACAATCCAGAGTTAGATGAAACTATAGATGATGGTTTTATTAAAATTCAATACAAAGTCTTTAACAATGTTAACAGTGGAACTACTGGAGGTGATTGGTCAAACTATTGTACAGTTGGAATCGGTGACCATACGAGTAATGTTGGTTTGACTTATACTTTTTCCAACCAATATCCCACTGCAGCAGCACCTCTCAGTCATGAAAGTGCTATTATGATTGTTGGACCGAGAAACTACAGTGAACCTTTCCTCATCAGAGACAATATTGTTGTATTTGATGAAAACAACAATGGTGTTATAGAGGTTGGAGAAAACATCAAAATTGGTATCTATCTCAAGAATATTGGCTATGCACCTGCCACAAATTTAACTGGCATTCTCTCAACTACAAGTCCCTTTATGTCAATTGTTAACGATACTTCCGATTATGATGATATTGAATCGGGAATGGAGTTAGTTAATCAAGAATTCTTTGAATATAATGTATCACCTAATACTCCGGATGGACAAACAATTCAATTTGTTCTTAATGTTGTTGGTGATAACACTGATACATCCTTTCCTTTTTTCCTAACTGTTCGGAGACCAAGTGCGTATCTCAGTACTTATCTGGTTGAAGAGATTACTGGAAACGGAGATGGAATTATTGATCCGGGAGAAACAGCCAACCTGATTCTGCAGTTTACCAATCCATCATTATCTACTGTTAACAATGCCAACATTAGCGTATCAACTACTAATGAATATCTGACTATTAATAATCCCAATATAACTATTGGTGATATTCCTTCTAATCATAATCTTCAGACAGCAGTTAATATTGATGTTGATGTGAACTGTCCACCAGATGAGAAAGTATCGATAAATATTCATTTTAATGCTAATAATGTTTCTAACTTTACTAAAGAGTTGTTTTTGGGGATTTCATTGGAAGACATCTTTAATGATTTTGAAGCCAATGATGGTGGTTTTATTAGTAACAACACTGAAGGTTGGCAGTGGGGTGAACCTACTATTGATGCCTTTTCAGGATCTAAAGTCTGGGGTACTGTGTTAGATGGTAATTATGCTGATGCTGCTTCTTGGACACTCGATACACCTACTTTTTTAATAACTCCAACGACTTCATTATCATTCTACCACTATTTTAATATTGAAAACTATTGGGATGGTGGAAATGTTAAGATTTCTACTGATGATGGAGATAACTGGCAAATCATCTACCCTGAAGAGGGTTATTCAACAAATAGTATTAATTCAGGAAATTCCGGAATTCCCAATCAGCCTGCGTATTCAGGTAATAGTGATGGTTGGCAGGAAGCCGGATTTGATCTATCCCAGTATTTTGGACAGTTAGCTAATTTCCGTTTTCATTTCGGTTCCGGACCATGGGTAAATTATCTTGGTTGGTATATAGATGATTTCTTTTTAAGTGGCATGAATCAACTAACTTCAGTAATCTCTGGTCATGTTAACCTTCTGCGAAGTCCTCTTGCTGTTGATAATGTTATCATCACGGCTGGTGATTATTCAGTTAAACCCGATTTGAATGGTAATTATAAACTTGTCGTTCCAGCTGGAAATTATCTTGTAACTGCACATTTACCATTTCATTATGAAGACACTGAATATGATGTCTCTTTAGGAGAACTCGAATTTCTGACCGACTATGATTTTACATTGCTTTACCTTACACCACCGGAAAATCTGAGATATACACTAAATGAAGATAATCTGACTGTAGATTTATTATGGGATTATGAACCTTTGCCGGATACATCAACACGTAGTGGTAGAGACATTCCCCGAGATGATGACTACTATTTTACTATCTACAGACAGGAGAACAGTGGTTACTTTACTGAATTGACAACAACACTCGAACTAAGCTATACTGATCTGATACCAAATGCTGATAATGTTTACCGCTATTACATAGTTACCGAATATCCGTATGGGAGTAGTGATAGATCCAATATTGTAGCAACAGATAGTCCTTACTATGATGTTGATGAGGATGTTCCCGTTGTCTATGAATTCAGACTAAGACAAAATTACCCTAATCCCTTTAACCCTGTTACAAACATAGCGTTTACTCTTCCTCAGCAGGAGAGGGTTGAATTGAAAATATTCAATATCAAAGGTGAATTAGTTAAAACACTCATTAATGATACAATGGATACCGGTGATCATACTGTTCAATGGTACGGAAATAATAATCAAAACAGAAAAGTCAGTTCCGGCATTTATTTCTATAGTATTCAGGCAGGTCAATATAGAGATATAAAGAAGGCAGTACTTCTAAAATAG